A stretch of Methanosphaerula palustris E1-9c DNA encodes these proteins:
- a CDS encoding 50S ribosomal protein L30e, translating to MDFNASLRKAIKTGDVLLGQNSTAECIKDGKAQMIVVAANCPSTYRTMLDEQNDVYVHTYEGSSMQLGKACGKPFMVSALAIVNAGESDIISLKRA from the coding sequence ATGGATTTTAATGCTTCACTCAGAAAGGCCATCAAGACAGGCGATGTCCTGCTCGGCCAGAACTCTACAGCAGAATGTATCAAGGATGGAAAAGCCCAGATGATCGTCGTCGCAGCAAACTGCCCGTCCACCTATCGGACCATGCTGGACGAACAGAACGATGTCTACGTCCACACCTATGAAGGATCGAGCATGCAGCTCGGAAAGGCATGCGGAAAGCCGTTCATGGTCAGCGCACTCGCCATCGTCAATGCCGGCGAGTCGGATATCATCAGTCTCAAGAGGGCGTAA
- a CDS encoding NusA-like transcription termination signal-binding factor, whose product MGEVLLTEDCMRLISQFESLTGAGSRDCVIDDRNERIIYVINPGEMGLAIGKKGASIKKASDVMGKRIEVVEYSDDPEQFIKNCFLPAQVVSVEFEESEEGPVAHVEVREEDRGIAIGKEGKNIFKAKRLSQRQHDIADVQLEQSEIS is encoded by the coding sequence ATGGGAGAAGTTCTGTTAACAGAGGACTGTATGCGCCTGATCTCACAGTTCGAAAGCCTGACCGGTGCAGGCAGCCGTGACTGTGTGATCGATGATCGGAACGAACGTATCATCTACGTGATCAACCCCGGCGAAATGGGGCTTGCGATCGGCAAGAAAGGGGCCAGCATCAAGAAAGCCTCCGACGTGATGGGCAAGCGGATTGAGGTTGTCGAATACTCCGACGATCCCGAACAGTTCATCAAGAACTGTTTCCTTCCGGCCCAGGTCGTCTCGGTGGAATTCGAGGAGAGCGAAGAGGGGCCGGTCGCCCATGTCGAGGTCAGAGAGGAGGACCGTGGGATTGCGATCGGAAAGGAAGGTAAGAACATCTTCAAGGCCAAGCGTCTCTCCCAGCGGCAGCATGATATCGCTGATGTTCAACTCGAACAGAGCGAGATCAGTTAA